GACGTCGACACTGCCGAAAGTGTTCTTCGTTTGATCGAAGAGTGTGTTGACCGAATCACGGTCCGTCACGTCCGTCGCGACTGCCAATGCATTGGCGGCATGTTCGCCGGCGAGAGAAATCGTGTCTTCCAAAGCGTCAGCGCGACGGCCCGCCAGCGCGACTTTGAAGTCGTTGTTCAGCAATGTGAGCGCGACGGCTCGCCCGATGCCGGAACCCGCTCCGGTAACGATCGCAACTTTCTGTGGATTACTCATCTGTCCATTCACCTGATAGAATTGGGTCTTTCAAACAGCAACATAGCAGAACGACCATGAAAGTCACGATCGTCGGCACCGGCCATGTGGGAGCAACGTTGGCGTATGTCACTGTGCTGGAAGGTCTGGCCGACCAGCTGGTTTTGATCAATCGCGATCGGCAGAAGGCAGCCGGCCACGCCTTGGATCTGCAACACACAGCCTCATTGGTACGGCAGCCGATCCGAGTCAGCAGCGGCGAAATTTCGGACTCAGCGAAGTCGGATGTCGTCGTGTTCACCATCTCCGTGCCGATGGACCCGGCTCATCCCGACCGCCGAGCGCTGGCGGCAGGAAACGCAGTACTGGTTCGAGAATGGTTGCCCGCTCTGGCAGAAGCCAGTCCCGACGCCGTTTTTCTGATCGTGACCAATCCAGTGGATGTGATGACGTGGGCTGCGTTGCAGGTCACCGATCTTCCTGTGGATCGAGTCTGCGGTGTGGGCACGTTGGTGGATAGCGCTCGATTTCGAGCCATGATGTCCGAAGAACTGGGAATCCATCCGGACGATATCCGGGCGTATATTCTGGGCGAACACGGTCAATCGCAGGTCGCGGCCATCAGCCTGGCCTGGGTGGGCGGCGAACCGATCGACCAGTCGTTCGAACGAGCCCGCGAGTTCGCTCGCAACACCACTGACAGCGGGATCGAGGTGTTTCGGTTAAAGGGGTACACCAACTTTGCTGTGGCCAAAGCGACTGCTCTAGTGATCGAAGCCATTCAACACGACCAGCGACACACCATGCCTCTGTCAGTGCTGCTAAACGGGTACTGCGGCATCGATGACGTGTGCCTTTCGATCCCCGTCGTGATTGGCCGAGCAGGAATCACTCGCCGGCTACGCCCGAAGCTGACGCCGGACGAAGTGGCCGCATTTCGAGCTTCAGCCGACCAGGTTCGGCAGAATAATCAGCAGATTTCGCCAATTCTTAACGATTCTCTGCGTTAAAGCTCGATAATGAAGGATATAGTGGGCTTTCCCACCTTAACAACGGGCGGTCGTTTTCGGGCCAGATATTGAAAACCGACCGCGCCGAGAGCTGTCTTTCGCAGCGTGCATGTTCCGCCGAGTTCATGCACCCACAGGCCGCAAAGCCCGCTGCTTAAGAAAAGCGCCCAACGAACCTGCCTTCACTATTCCCTCCGTCAGGAGGAATGAATCATGTCCAAAAACTATTACACCATCGAAGAACTCACCCTCCAGCTTGGTCGCGAAAAGCGGTCTGTTGAAAAACAGGTCAGCCGTGGACACATTCCTGGTCGCCGCGTGAGTGGTGAATGGCGGTTTAACAAGACCGAGATCACTGACTGGCTGGAACGGGAGATGGCTTCGTTTAACGAATCCGACCTTGCCGTGCTGGAACGGTCGCAAAAATCGACGGAAGTCAGCACTCAGTCCGTTATCAGCAGCCTGCTGCACCCCGACCTGATCGAAGTGCCGCTCGACGCCGGAACCAAGCCGTCTGTTTTGAAAAAGCTGGTCGAAGTGGCCGGACGAACGTGGCAGGTCTTCGATTCTTCGGCCGTTTTTCAAGCGGTACGTCAGCGTGAAGACTTCGCCTCCACCGGCTTTAATGGTGGTGTCGCGATTCCTCACCCCCAAAACCGCATGCCGGAAGCTTTGGGGGAATCACTGATCGCTTTCGGTCGAACAGTGTCCGGAATCCCCTTCGGCGGACCCAACCGGCAGCTCACCGATCTGTTTTTCCTCGTGCTGGCCCGCGACCCCAACACTCACCTAAAAGCACTCGCCCGACTGGGCCGCCTTTTTCAGGTGGACGGATTCCTTGAAGATCTCCGGCACGCCGAAACAAGTGCAGACTCCTACGACGTCATCACCGCCGCCGACGCAAACCTCGGCGAATAGGCCGGGCCGGTACGCACCGGCGGGCGATTGGCGTGGCGGGCAGGTGAGCGGTGTGTGGGCGGAAGCGCCGGCGTTGGGGATGCTGTTTGCCGGTGCGAAATAAGAGGTAGCGCCCTGCTTGTTGGTGTGGGCCAGTGCTTTCCACGGCAAAGCAAAGCTGGCACACAAACCATCAATTCGTGACTGACGCAGCAGCCGTTCTCAGCAGCGTTTTACTCTTCTTTTTTAGCATCCTCTTTCGCTGCGTCTTCCTTTGACTCCGCTTTTTCCTCAGCGGATTCGGGCTCGTCTTGTGATGCTTTTGCATCGTCTGCTGGCGGCTTATTCGCTTCCGGCTTCTTCGTGTCTGTCGCTTCGACCTTTTCAGAATCATGGGCCGCTTCATCGGTTGCATCGTTGGACTTCACTTCCTTAGCGGCTGCTTCATCTGTATTCGCTTCATCCGGCTTCGCATCGTCCGTGGTTGATTCCTCATCCGTCGCTTCGGGGAACTCCATATCTTCCCATGGCGAAAAGTCGGCTTCGGCGATCAGGTCGGACGCCGTGTCGGACAGTTGTTGCAGATACACTTCTGCCAGAGGTCGAAGCGGGTTTGCACCTCCGTCGGTAATCAGGCCTTCCAGAATGAACTTCGCATTGGCGACGCCGCCCGTTTCGATATTGGTGATCGCTCTCAGAAACGCCGGTTCGAATTCCCCGGAAGCGATTCCAGCCACAGGCACGTTGCAATCCTGAAGATGCAGAACGGGCCAGACCGGCACTTGCATGCCCAATTGAGCTTCAACATCAGGCACCAAAGGCAGCGACCGCATCAGAGCCTTGCGTAATTCCGGACTTCGTTTAACGTCAGCAAACAGCTTCAACTGTTCGCCCCACGTTTCGGCCGCGTTGATGTAATCGGCTTCCAACAAAGCGGCAATGGCAACAGGCTTGTGCCATGTGACTCTGGCAAAGGCCGGATTCTGTGGCTGTTCGCGGATAGCGGCGGCCAATTGGTTAAGTGCGTCAGAACCTGCCTGAAGTTCGCCTGATTCCATCAGTAACTGGCCGCGAAGGACCTCCGATTCAGGAAACTGAGGCCGTAACAGATCGACGTTGTCCTGCAACACTTTCAGCGCGATGCCGGCATGACCTTGAGCGACCAGCTGCTGCACCAGCATCATTTTCTGTTGAGCGTGCTGCTGCGGATCCTCGGGCATTGACTGTGCCAGGAACTCATCAACCTGTTCTTGAGCATCAGTGCGGCGATCGTTCCACGTTCGCAAAAGCTCATACAAGCGACGCAACTCGGCTTCCATGGCTGCATCAAATGTCGCTCGTTCTTCGATAATCGTCAGGTACTTTTCCAGGCAATCAGCAGCCAGCCCGGTGCGGCCATGTTGCTGGTACAAACCGGCAAGCGCTTCCCATGTTTCGGGGACAGTCGGGTCGATCGTAACGGCCTGACGAAACGCGCCTACGGCCTGCAGGTAGCGAATGTTGTCCAGATTCGCTCCACCAAACACACCCGCAATCGCGCTTTCCGCGCTGTTGAGGCGAACGTAGGCTTGGCCCAACAGTCGGTGAGCTTTCGCATTTTGAGGGTCCAGATTGATGGCCTTGTTCGCGTTGCGGACCGCCATAATCGGTCCGGCGAGTGTGGCGCCCAGCAACGAAATGTACTGACTATTGTTCTCTTCCGTGCCTGCGGCCGCAGCGATCTGAGAAATCACCTGCGGTGGCGTGCTGCTGTCGAGGGCCAGATAGTGCTGAGCTTCTCGCAGTGGGGCATTCATGGTTGGCCGGCTGGCGTACAGCCATGTGCGATAGAAGTCTGGTTCGCGAGCGAATTCGACCTGCTTCACGTCGTCGGCTTCCGCCGTTCGGAAGGCTGTCTTGACGATATCAACCGATGAAGGCGGCTTCGCCGGATTCCGGACCGGCGCGAAAAACATAGCCGAGGGCCCACGGTTCGTCATCACCCAATCGGGCGATTGAAACAGACGTTGAGCCATCGTGTAGGCTGGTTTGCCTGGGGGAGAGAGACGAATCATCGCATAGCCCACACCCAGATCGGCCAACGTCTTCTTCCATTCCGGATCGTAAAGCCGTCCGCTGGAATTGGAATCTTCTGCGGCTTCTTCCGTCGCTGCCGATCCGTCCGCGACTGCAGCCTCTGAATCTGCCGCCGGGTCCCCTGCCCCGGCCGGGGACCCGGCAGCAGCAGCGGGCTGTTCGGGCGCGCCCAGAATACTCCAGCGCAGCACGTCAAACCGGTGGATGGCTGACTGCGGATTTTCGTACCGTCCGAACGGCCGCACTCGACTGTCCACGAAACTCTGCAAACCATGCCAAATCAGCAAATCACCCTGACTCATCCGCGTGTGCAACACCTGCACATCGTCCGGCAGTTCCGCCAGTTCAGTTTCCAGCGAATCCATGGTCGTCTTGAGATCCGCTTCGAAGCCCATGCCAATGGGTGACCGAGTCGGCAACTGATCGGCGACCGCGTAGAACCCGAGCGCCGCGAACGAAAGAACCGTTACGGCTCGCCCGCCTCGCGAAAACAGGACTTCAGACGTATCAATCGAGTATTCCTGGCGGAACGAACGCCCATACCACCGCTGCCCGGCGGTGCCGGCTGCGACGGCAGCCACTAGTGCAGCCACAGGCAATTCGTGCAGCGCCAATACGGCCAGTAACGCCATCCCCAACAGTGTTGTCGCCCACGGAAGATCGCGCCTATCGCGACCAATCAGCAGCACGATCACGGCGATCACAATAATTGATACGCCGGACACGTAGCCGAATTCGAAACCACGCCAGACGTCAGCCACCCACATCGAATAATATTCGGTGCGACCGTCAAGCAGCAGATCAGAACTGCTAAGCGGTCTCATTTGAGCCATGCCGGGATATTCCACGCCGTAAGTCGTCGCGGCCGACAGCACACTGGCCACTGGCGCGGGATTGATTAACATAGCGAACAGCGACACCACGGCGGCCTTCCAAACCGAAGATGCGTCGATCGCAGGCCCATCGCTCTGGTTGGCGGATCGTGATCGCTGCAGCTGGACTCCCAAAGCAAACAGCCCAACGGTGAGCACACCAAGATACGCATGCGGGTCGAAATTCGCCCACACGGCGATTGTCAGAGGCAGCTTCCAGATGAGTCCCGAGGTTTGGCCCTGCGTGTATCGGTGCAGGATCAGCAGCACGATCACCATTCCAACTAGCGTGGCGAGATCCGTCACGGGCAGAAAGTCAATCGACATCGCGCCGATCGCCAGAACACAACAAATGGAACTCCACCACGTTGGCATTCCCGTGACAGAAATCAGCGACAGCATGTAGGCCACAAGTCCTGCGACAAAGGCCTTGAATAGCGTCAAACCGGTTTCGCCGCCGGCCTGGTAAACCGCGCTGACGACGTGGTCGAACAGCCAGCTGATATTTGCGGAAGGTTCATCGGCGATGGCGTAAGACAGCGTGTCTTTGCCAGACGGCAGAAACCCGTTGGCCCGCATTTCGTCGCCAGATCGTACGTGAATCAGAGTCCGAGTGTCGGAAATCTGGCTGAAGCCAAACAGGAGCGCCAGAAAGATCGACGCCCAGCGGAGCATAAAGTCGCCTCGGATGGCTTCTTCTTCCACCAGTTCCGGCGTCAGTTCTTCTTCCTCCGGCAACTCGTCGCCAACATCTGCAGAATCGGAAGTCGGCTCTGGCGTGTCGGTGGATGCGTCAGGCGTCTTCGTAGCGTCCGCGTCTGTCTCAGGCGTGTCGTTGCCAGCCTGGTTTTCTGCCTCGGCCGATGCGTCTTTGTTCTCTTCGTCTGGTTCCGGCACTAATCGTACTTTCTGAATGACGTCTGCAGTTCGTGTGGCTATCTGGGGCTTACGAGTCGCGGGGGCGGGATGTTGGTAAAACGTCGAAAACCCTGGACGAAACGACGCAGGATTTGCCACCCTTATTGGCAAAATCGAGACGAATCCGGAAAAGCCTGCGATGACAAGCATTTTACGGAATCAGATTCGTGGAAATCTGTCGAAAAACCGGTAAAGTACTGAAACGACGACTTTGAGTCGCCGCCCACCACAAACCTCCCGCCTCAGGAATTCGGCCGCCCATCCTCCCCTGGCCGAAGCATACAGCCATGACACACCTCACGCCACAAAAGGCGTCAGCGCGCCTGAAGACCTTCCGTTTTGCTCGACCCGTTCCGTGGATTTTAACGGCGGGGGTATTGAGCGTTGCGTTGGTGACGATGACCGGAGCGGCCGACACGGCCTCAAGCCCCGTCGAATTAGGGCTGAAGTTGATCGAGCCGTCAACGTTTAAGATGCAGGTGGAAAAGCCAGGCATCATCGAACCGCTCGAAGCCGCGGCTGTGCATTCAGAGTGCTACTGGACGACGACCATCCTGAGTATTGTGCCGGAAGGAACGTGGGTTCAAAAAGGCGACGTCGTTTGTGTATTGGATTCGGCCGACATTGAAGACTACGCTCGAACGCGCGAAATCATTCTGATCAAGTATCGCGGTCGGCTTGATACCGCCGTGCAGGACGAACAACTGCAAACGTCCGACAACGAAAGAAAGCTGGACGCCGCAAAGTATCGGTTCGACACTGCTGTCCACAACCTGACGGAGTATCAGGACGGAACTCACCCTCAGGATATTGAGGAGCTTGAGCGAAATCTTTCATTGCTGGCTGAGCAGACTCAATCACAGCGAGAACAGGTTCAGCATTCCGAACGCATGTGGGCCATGGGCATGAGTCCCCGCAGCGCGTTAGACAAAGAATCTCTTCAATTGATGAAGTCGCAGCAAAGCTACGATTCACTGGCTTCACGGCTACACCTGCTGACCGGTTACCAGCATCCTCGCAGCATGTTGCAGTTGGAACATTCTGCGAGCAATGCTGAACGCAACCTCGCACGCACAAAGATTGCAAACGGACTGGCTCTGACCAACCGCCGGTTGACTCGACTTTCCTACGAACGCACCGTGCGGATCTACGAAAAATACTATCGGCGAGCCGTCGACAGTATTGAGGCATGTACGATCCGAGCTCCTCGTGACGGACAGGTTGTTTACGGTAATTCATGGCACCTACGCAGCCGCGGCATCACTCAAATCGAAGAAGGTAAGCGAGTTCGCAAGCTACAGAAAATTTTTGAAATCCCCGATCCGTCGCGGCTGAAAGTCAGTGTGCCGCTGGATGAATCTTTGATCTATCAGGTTCACAATGGCATGCCTGTCGCTGTGACGGTGCCCGGATATGAAGACGAGGTTGTTGCTGGAAGAATCCTGAACATCGCTCGCTACCCGCGACCTCGCAGCCGCTACACGCCTAACGTGAAAGATTACTGGATTGATGTTGAACTGTTCCCCACCGACGACCAGCGTCACCTGCTGACACCAAAGGCCAACGTAACAGCTCAGTTTACGCTTCAGGAAACTCCCGACACGATTCAGATCCCTCGCGATGCCGTGACTGGGGTCGCCGGGCACAACTTTGTGTTTGTGTACGACGGTCGTGAGCTGAAGTCGCGTAAAGTGGAACTGGGAGACGCGAATGCGGAATCGGTTCTGGTTGTCGATGGTCTGAAATCCGGCGAGCAACTTGTCACAGCAATGCTGCCCGCTCACGAACAGGCACTGCACGAAGAACTCGCCCGCGACCTTGGCGTGACGCAGTAGAACGGTTCACTACTGACGCTGGCCGGGGTTTTGAGCCAGCTGCAGGTGAGCTTCTGTGCTGAGGAAGAAGAGGGCATTGTCGATGCCCTCCGCTGGTATTTGCAGCTTCAGTATCGTGGATTCGGCGGAACTATAGATTGCCGGCAACTGGCGATGTCCGGCGTCCAGATCAGTACCGCTTGAAGACGTCTTCTGGCGTTTCGTCGCGCGGCTTGCATGGCTTGGCCTGGCCGCAGTCATGGCGGCCAATTGCCCGGCATCAATGTCTACCAGGCCGTATTCCGCTGGCAGATCAACGGGCAATTCGGCCGAGATCCGTCGCACGACCACACGGTACTCGCCCGGCGGCGCACCGCCAATCACTTTAAACTGGCCGATGTCATCAGAACGTCCAAAGTGCGACGTGGAACCTGCTGCGGGATCGATCGGGACAAGAAACACGTCGGCCCCGGCCAGCGGTTCTTCATTAAAGAACAGCATACCGCTGACAGCGACTGATTGCGATTTTTTCGCCCCCAACATTCCTCGCACCGTGATACCGGCAAGTACCAGAACGGACAACGCAAGGACGATGCGTGTGAAGTGATTCTTATTCATTCGGAATTTCCCCGATTAATTTTGAAGTGCCAATAAAACACATCGCTGCAGAAATCGCTGTGGCCGCGCGACGCTGAAATGAACGCCCCCATGCGGAACCGTTCCTCCCTGCGATACCACCGAGTGACCAACAGAATCACCGCCGGCGCCTCAGCCAACGCCTCGTCACCCGCCCGCCACGCCAATCGCCCGTCGGTGCATACCGACCGACCAACGGGAGGAACGCCGGCGCTTCAGCCATCGTCCCGTCACCCGCCAACCACGCCAACCGCCCGCCGAGGCGTACCGACACACCGCCGGCGCTTCAGCCATCACACCGTCACGCGCCCGCCACGCCAACCGCCCGCCGAGGCGTCTCGGCCCCGCCTTAGAATTGGCCGACGGGTTGGCCGTCCTGGATGTAGTTCAGCAGGCAGAACAGCCAGTAATCGGTGGTGTCGCTTAGGAAGCGGACCGATCCGTCGCCGAGCAGGAAGTGGCTTCCGCCGGGATGACTGCTGTTGAAGACCCAGGCGTAGCTGCGGCCGGATTCGTCCCAGGCCGCGTTGATGCCCCATCGCGAATCCGTGAAGTGGACAGGATCAACCGACGAATCGCTGTCGCTGACTACGCGACCGTGACAACAGGTATGAGTTCCCGTCAGGCCCCATGGTCCGAAATGAGGACTCACCTTTAGCCGTTCGCCACCGTGTGCTTCGCCAACGGCGATCGAATTCGACGCACCGTCGCGCAGGTCTCGCATTCGTGCAGACGCGTTGTTGCCGAACATCCCGCGACGGATATCTGATTGAGTGTCCCACCATGGCAGATCCCAATCGGTGAAACCGCCACTCGCGAACAGGTAGCTTGTGCGTCGAGCGTTCTGCTTGCTGTAGATATGAGTCGAGCCGGGCAGAAATGTTTCAACAAGGCCCGCGCTCTCGTCGCTGGGGCATTCCAGAAGTGGGATCGCCGTTTTCACAACGTCGGCATTGGCGACATCACTGCCGGCAACCGGCATTCCGCCCCAGGCAGACGTGGACGAACACTGGTTGAAGTCATAGTTGTTGTAGACATTGGCCTGATCAACATACGGCAGCAGCAGCGTCCAGCCGGTGGTGTTGAGAACTCGGTTACCCCCGCTGTAAAACGGAAAACTGTCAAGGCGACCAGGGTTAATCATCGCGGGCGGCAGCATGTTGCTGACGTCGTGATAATTGGCCAGAGCCAGGCCGATTTGTTTCAGGTTGTTGCGGCATTGAGTTCGCCGAGCGGCTTCGCGAGCGTTTTGGACGGCGGGCAGCATCAAAGCCAACAGGATCGCAATGATGGCGATGACGACCAGAAGCTCAATCAGCGTGAAGCCTGAGCTCCGTTTGTTGATAAGACGCCGCTGGTTGCGGCTGGCGTTGAAAATCGGGAGACGTTGGAACAGAAGTGGCATAGTGAGGGCCCGAATGGCAGCAAGTGGGAACGAACCGCGTAAAGCGACTACGGGTTACTATGCATGTTGCTGCTTGAAAGGTCGGCCGCACTTCCGCAGAACGACTCGATTCGCGCCCGCGCCCTTGTCAATCGTCCGGCGCACGTTAGCGCGGCAAACTGTGCGGCGTGGGCCGGTTGAGTGCGGCACTGATACAGCTGCCGATGAAAACGCGGCTGCCGCGAGTGGTTGAAGATCGTGCGGCTTTGAGTTTCAACAGCGCCATGCGCGTGGCTGTGACTTTGCACCTCCCCCAGCGCAGCGTCGGGGGAGGTCGGACAGAGCGAAGCAACGTCCGGGAGGGGGCCTAGCACATGTCGGCTCGCTGCTGGCGTGCTGTCAGGGTTGCAAAGACGGCGTTCCCCCGGATGTCTGCAGGGCAGCGTATCAGGCAAGTGTGAATTCATACGCGGCACTCCATTCGCCCGCGATGTTGCCAGCACTGAAGGCTCGGATCCACGCGCGGTAACTTCCGGTCGTCAGATCTTCAGTTGCGGTGAACTCCAATTCCGTCAGATCCGTCAGCCAAATCACTCGTGCCACACCGTTGTCGATGTCGTTCACCCATAGCTCGTACCGCACACCAAGGTTGGCCGCGGGCCATGAAAGCGTGGGGCGCAACGAATCTGTTCCGGTGACATCCGTGATCTGAATTGTGGACGGAGCGGTCGCCACAGTGAATTCGAACGCGGCACTCCAGGGCCCACCGTCACTGGCGGCCGGACGATGCCGCACCCACGCTCGGTAATTGCCGTTAGCCAGATCCGTCGTTGGGAAGTAAGAATTGCCGGTAACTCCTTCATCGTGAATGACGCGAACCGTTCCACCAATCTGGTTGACCCACAATTCGTACGTATCGTCATCGCCACCAGCCCATGTCAGTGTCGGTCGCGCGGTCGTTGCCGGTTGGTTCGGCCCTGTGAATTGCGGAACTACGGCGGTCGACACTTCAAAGGTTACACCAAGACTCCAATTACTTTCTTCCGCACTGTTTTTTGCCTTCACCCAAACTCGATAAACACCATCTTCCAAGTCCGACGATGGCGTAAACGTCGTGCCGCTCAGTGATGTTTCGCGAATGACCTGATTCTGCACGCCAACGTGGTTGACCCACAAATCGTATTCCGTTGCTGTGGCCGCCGCTGTCCATTCGATCACTGGGCGCGGAGTGTTGACGAACCCACCGTCGGGACTGGTGATGGTGACTTCCGACAGGCCCACTCGAAACGAATGCAGGTCACTCCACACCCCGGCGCCGTCGTCGTTGACCGGCCGCACCCATGCGTGATACGTGCCGATGGGAAGGTCTTCTGAAGGTGTGAATGAATTACCCGTCAGTCCGGTTTGGTGAATGATTCGATTCGTGCCGTCGACCTGATTGACCCACAATTCGTACGTGGTCGCGTTGGAGTCAACCAGCCATTCGATTGTTGGTTGAGTGACATTGCCGCCTGGACCTGGCTGCACAACCGCCGACGATAGCGGCACAACAACGTCGATGGTCGATGACACGCTGGTGCCGTTTAAGTCGGTCGCAGTGACGGTGATGGTTGCGGTTCCCGAGACGCCAGGCGTGCCAGCGAGCCGCAACTGCCCGTCGACAATCGTGGCATTCACAATTTCTGCGCCAGTGTTGGCCGTGACTTCGAAGTTCAGTTCCGGAACGATAGACGTTTCGGCGAATACCAGGTTGTCCCGCAATATTTGCCCGGACGTGTAGTCGATCACTGGCAGAGTCGCAAAGACACCGCCGGCATTTACGATATCTGCATCGACGATGGCGTCGACCGCAGTCATACCGTCATAGAGGACTCGGCCAAAAACGGTGAAGCCGCCGTCCACGCCGTCGAGATCGCTGGCATTATCGTCCACGTTCACAAACCATTGCGACGTCGCGCTGTGTTCCTGACCACCAACTCGAGCCATCGCTACAGTGCCGCGCACATTCAGCGGTGTGCCAGCTTCCAGTCCGCCAAGGTTCGGATCGAACCAGTTGTCGAATTCGTTGATGATGGTGCCATTGTTGACCACACTGGCTAGTTGGCTCGCCGCTTCAGGATACGCAAAGCCACCGCCCTGTAGCACGAACCCGGGCACCGATCGATGGAAGAACATATCGTCGTAGTTGCCTGCCGCCGTCAGATCGATGAAGTTCTGAGCCGTCGTGGGCGTGATCGTGTCGAAGGTTTCGATCACGAAGTTCCCCAGCGCTGTTGCCACTTCGACGGTGTGCCCGGTGATGGCCGTATCATCGAAGTGCTCGCCAAGGGGCACGTACTGGTCGCGAAACGGAGAGAGCATCGACACGTCCGGCAATTCCGAAATCACGGTGGCCGCCAGCAGTAATCGCGGTTCCAGCATCCCGATCTCAGCAGCGACAAGCCCATTGCTGCTGCGTGAATGCCGCCGACGGCGATGTTTAGCGCGCCCGTGCTGAAGAGCGTTTGTCCGGAAAAGTCGATTCCAAATAGACATATCTACTCCGTTGTGTATTTGCCTGCCTGCTGTCTGTTTCACAACCAACTTGTGGCCCGACTCACCGAGCCGGACTGCGTGCTGAGCCTGCCGCGTTGAGCCGGGTCACGAAAGCGGTCGTGAGATTTTAATCACCGTCGCCGCCTCGCGCCAGCCTGAGCCGCACAACCGCTACGTTTTCACCGCAGACAATCCGAAAGTGCGGGCTATTTCGGCAGTCAGCGACGTCGCAACGCTCCCGTGGCACATTCTGCCGGATTCCGCTTGCCTGAATTGTGCTCGACGTTCGATGAAATCACTCAGACAACAACCGCTGTTCATCAGCGTTCGTGATACCTGTCTATTTTTCTCAAACGGATGCGAGAACAAATCTCGCCGCTGAATTTCATCGGCGGCGAGAACCCTTTCTAACTGCGGACGGAGCCGCGCCTCAGGATGACAACTTTCCACGGAGAGTACGTTGATGGCGCGACGAGCAAACACATTCCTACTTTCGACGTTCATGTTAAGTCTCGGGCTTGCCGCCGGAGGACACCTTACCGACGTGCGACTGGCGAGCCATGCAAACGCCGTCCCGTCGCGACCCGCAGCAGCCATGATCGGCAGCGCGGAGCCACTGTTGCTGGGCGGGCAACATATTTCTACGGTGGCTGGCCGAGTGATGCCGGCCGCTGTCCATATTCAGGCCACTCGCCGCGAAACCGACGGCCGTCGCGTTGAAGAAACGGGCTCGGGCGTGCTGATGCGAAGCAAGCGAGTCAAAGGGCTGTTTGTCGTCACAAACAATCACGTTATTCGTGGAGCTGAATTATCAGCCATCGATTTGAAGACTTTCGACGGTCGATTGATTAATCCCATTCGAGTTTACCGCGACGAAGAAACAGATATCGCCGTCCTGCAAATCAACGATCAGGGCGGAACCACGGGAACATGGGGCGATAGCGATCAGGTGGGCATTGGCAACTTCGTGCTAGCGGTCGGAAGCCCGTTCGGTTTAAGCCAGTCCGTGACAATGGGCATCGTCAGTGCCAAAGGCCGCCGCGATCTCACGCTGACTGAAGAACGTACTGTTACGAATCAGGATTTCATTCAGACCGATGCCGCCATCAATCCCGGCAACAGCGGCGGACCACTGATTGACCTGCACGGCAACGTCGTCGGAATTAATACCGCGATTGCTTCGAACAGCGGCGGCAACGAAGGCATTGGCTTCAGCATTCCCAGCAACCTTGCCAGTCACGTGTTCGAACAACTGATCGGCTACGGCCGTGTGCGTCGAGCTTATCTGGGCGTCGAGCTGGACAACGACTTCGACAACGCGGCGGCTCGCAAACTTGGACTGGAACGAGCCTATGGGGCTCGCGTTACCAAGGTCTATCGCAATCGCACCCCAACGCCAGCGGCTGTCGCCGGAGTTCGACCGG
This DNA window, taken from Fuerstiella marisgermanici, encodes the following:
- a CDS encoding malate dehydrogenase produces the protein MKVTIVGTGHVGATLAYVTVLEGLADQLVLINRDRQKAAGHALDLQHTASLVRQPIRVSSGEISDSAKSDVVVFTISVPMDPAHPDRRALAAGNAVLVREWLPALAEASPDAVFLIVTNPVDVMTWAALQVTDLPVDRVCGVGTLVDSARFRAMMSEELGIHPDDIRAYILGEHGQSQVAAISLAWVGGEPIDQSFERAREFARNTTDSGIEVFRLKGYTNFAVAKATALVIEAIQHDQRHTMPLSVLLNGYCGIDDVCLSIPVVIGRAGITRRLRPKLTPDEVAAFRASADQVRQNNQQISPILNDSLR
- a CDS encoding PTS sugar transporter subunit IIA gives rise to the protein MSKNYYTIEELTLQLGREKRSVEKQVSRGHIPGRRVSGEWRFNKTEITDWLEREMASFNESDLAVLERSQKSTEVSTQSVISSLLHPDLIEVPLDAGTKPSVLKKLVEVAGRTWQVFDSSAVFQAVRQREDFASTGFNGGVAIPHPQNRMPEALGESLIAFGRTVSGIPFGGPNRQLTDLFFLVLARDPNTHLKALARLGRLFQVDGFLEDLRHAETSADSYDVITAADANLGE
- a CDS encoding tetratricopeptide repeat protein, yielding MPEPDEENKDASAEAENQAGNDTPETDADATKTPDASTDTPEPTSDSADVGDELPEEEELTPELVEEEAIRGDFMLRWASIFLALLFGFSQISDTRTLIHVRSGDEMRANGFLPSGKDTLSYAIADEPSANISWLFDHVVSAVYQAGGETGLTLFKAFVAGLVAYMLSLISVTGMPTWWSSICCVLAIGAMSIDFLPVTDLATLVGMVIVLLILHRYTQGQTSGLIWKLPLTIAVWANFDPHAYLGVLTVGLFALGVQLQRSRSANQSDGPAIDASSVWKAAVVSLFAMLINPAPVASVLSAATTYGVEYPGMAQMRPLSSSDLLLDGRTEYYSMWVADVWRGFEFGYVSGVSIIVIAVIVLLIGRDRRDLPWATTLLGMALLAVLALHELPVAALVAAVAAGTAGQRWYGRSFRQEYSIDTSEVLFSRGGRAVTVLSFAALGFYAVADQLPTRSPIGMGFEADLKTTMDSLETELAELPDDVQVLHTRMSQGDLLIWHGLQSFVDSRVRPFGRYENPQSAIHRFDVLRWSILGAPEQPAAAAGSPAGAGDPAADSEAAVADGSAATEEAAEDSNSSGRLYDPEWKKTLADLGVGYAMIRLSPPGKPAYTMAQRLFQSPDWVMTNRGPSAMFFAPVRNPAKPPSSVDIVKTAFRTAEADDVKQVEFAREPDFYRTWLYASRPTMNAPLREAQHYLALDSSTPPQVISQIAAAAGTEENNSQYISLLGATLAGPIMAVRNANKAINLDPQNAKAHRLLGQAYVRLNSAESAIAGVFGGANLDNIRYLQAVGAFRQAVTIDPTVPETWEALAGLYQQHGRTGLAADCLEKYLTIIEERATFDAAMEAELRRLYELLRTWNDRRTDAQEQVDEFLAQSMPEDPQQHAQQKMMLVQQLVAQGHAGIALKVLQDNVDLLRPQFPESEVLRGQLLMESGELQAGSDALNQLAAAIREQPQNPAFARVTWHKPVAIAALLEADYINAAETWGEQLKLFADVKRSPELRKALMRSLPLVPDVEAQLGMQVPVWPVLHLQDCNVPVAGIASGEFEPAFLRAITNIETGGVANAKFILEGLITDGGANPLRPLAEVYLQQLSDTASDLIAEADFSPWEDMEFPEATDEESTTDDAKPDEANTDEAAAKEVKSNDATDEAAHDSEKVEATDTKKPEANKPPADDAKASQDEPESAEEKAESKEDAAKEDAKKEE